DNA sequence from the Nicotiana tomentosiformis chromosome 3, ASM39032v3, whole genome shotgun sequence genome:
taaatagaagaatttcacttttttaggttaagttttgacatTATCTGCTATAGTAGAtggtttcttttactctttttggtagtttttgctattttgaactttttgaatattgatttcatcattttaattatcaatatgggtttaattatcatatcttcttctatttcttctatcttaagcatgagtagctagattttcactagggttgtgacccaaccctagagtgtaatcttaatgggtgtttgatttatttcttgtttatggttgaaaatattagttcatgactatttgacttggtctctacttgagaaagagagacttagtctaaaAAAACTTGGCAAATAAGAAATTAGGTAAATCGAGAggttgatagtcccaattaaagagttgaacctagagatagtaaaacctgaCTTGAGCTTTGTATCAAtcattttgttcaatacccatttgaacttgagaaagccaaattgggtaaaatcactctctgaccgagaggtattgagtgggtactcgagtgttgatagctataatacaccccgaccaataaaacaagctttaaaatttacaacccgttaggcaaacacctaggtgaaggtcatagccctaggccttttacatcatttgaaaaacaacaacaaaagcaCTTTCCTAGTTTCaattcttagtttgtaatctTAGTTTAAATTAGACCTGAAAATAacccaagtttgtggaagtgcaatttgagataattcaagctcatacactataatatatgCCCCTAAGTCCCATTCATAGCTCCCTGAACAAAATCGACcctgactccttgttgggtattactattgcatcgaccgtttcataaccttaaatagaggtgtgacttggacgagatcaatttttggcgtcattGCTGGGGATCAtaaaaatggatttagctatgtatttggttttgtgtgtgatttatcttctttttcttccgtgTTACTGATTTTGTGAATTAATTGTAGGTGTAACAATGGCCCTCAACAATTATCAACTCGGAaatatgcctttgggggatgtggacgctGAAGATGACCAAGTTTAAGAGGTTCCtattgaacctcaagcaaatagacgagttCGGCTGCCTCAAGACAACGTCCCAGTTCCACCCCCGCCTCTACCAAGAGCATCTCCACACCGgatgttgccgaatgaagggtatgcaagtgccatagtcccgtcCCACATTAGGgagggcaactttcaaatcacgaaTGTAATGCTCACATTGTtagagcaacggggattcttcaccggagctccaagtcaaaatgcatataaacacttgaaggggtttgtggacatttgttgggggagtaaatagacaaacgtctccgaggatgctttaaggttgaggctatttcctttctctctatggAAGAAAGCCTTAGATTGGTTAGAGAAATTggcaaaccattccatccatacatgggttgagttggcggagaaatttacttccatgttcttttctcctaggcatatggctactcttagagacgagattctagcattcaaacaagagcccaatgagccgtTGCACGAAATATGGGAAAGGTGCTGAACTATAGTTAAAGAGTGCCCCAATAATGACATgacggaggctatgattcaacaaacattCTACCGAGGGATCAATACGACCAATCAATATATGGTAAATCAACTTGCAGGTgaaaatttcatgacaacgcTGTATGCGAAAgcttgtgagattttagatgaaatggcggacacTTCATCGGTATGTAAAAGTATggaaaatgttcctcaaggtgatccgaacgtgattcacctacataaataattgcatgatcatgggcaagccattgctgagttgaccaccacaatgaatcGATTTgccaaggctcaacttcaacaagtgcaaagttctaagcaagtcaatgccatggatgGAGTTAGTATTATGGTGAACAAAATAAGGCCCAAGGGCCCACAAGTGCAAAATCgtgtggagaattatgtgcaagaaggcaataagtttgatcaagatgaatcttacaatgaacaagaggaggaagtgcaATGCGTGaataactttcaagggcaaagaaacaactctcaaggcccaaatcaacaacaatggcaaccTCAAGGTAATtgaaattctaacaaccaaggtaattggaatggtggcagtaatcaagggaattggaataataacaacaatcaaggaaattggagtagtggaaataaccaaggcaattggagtggtaaCAACCAAGGATATTAGGGAGGAaacaaccaagggggatggaataataatcaaggcaatcagGGAtcaggttttcaaaggcccccgatgtatcaacaatcgagcaacccgcctccttatccttcccatggtccaagtTCTTCCAACAATAAGATGTGACGAATCgagaatatgttcaagcaaatgatggagaagaatgtcgACTCTGATGCCTAACTTGCCTCTCACAATACATCTATCTGTAACTtggaagttcaaatggggcaactTTCTCAAGCCCTAAATAtccatcctaagggggcactaccaagtgacacggtagtaaacccaaagggtgggaacaacacgggacataaCATGGTCGTtactacaaggagtggaaaaggtggggatgcacccacctcaagtcaaagaaaacttgtggatgatgagcaagtggttcaagaagatgagacCCCGAataatgtggtgcaagcaaatgatgaagtgcggattgatatcGATGACAATGTGGAAGAAGCTcgagaggaagtgaacccgtctagggatcacattgttgacatacctgaaccggtagtgcaaaaggctaaggcaccaatgcctaggcctcctcctccatatcctcaaagtcttgccaagcaaaatggcgagaatcaattcaaaacgtTCATTAacatgatgaagagtctatcAATCAATGTGACATTGGTTGAGGCCTTGGAGAAAattcccggttatgcaaagtttatgaaggatttagtgacaaagaagcggtcgatgaattttgaaactataaaACTGACTCATCAAATGAGTGAAATTGTGCATTCAATCGCTTccaagttggaggatcccgacgctttcacgattccttgtacaattggaagtgccgagtttgcaaaagTTCTtagtgatcttggggcaagtattaatttgatgccctattcgatttttAAGACTTTGGGAATAAAgcaaccaagacccatatctatgagattacaaatggtcgATCGTACCATAAAGAGaccattgggagtgattgaaaatgtattggttcatgttgataaattcattcttccagcagattttgtcattcttgattgtgaggttgattatgaggtattgattattcttggtagaccttttcttgctacggggaaggctctagTTGATGTTGAAGCCAGAGAACTTACCTTCCGGGTTGAtgatgaaaaagtggttttccatgtgtgtaagttcATGAGGCAACCCAATAGCAAAGAGGTGTGTTCTTTCGAGGACTTGGTGACCAATGTGATTGTAGATACATTGGaggtcgtcttgctcaacttttatgatgacgagatggatggattcatggaatgtgtgaactctttgcaaggaatggggtcgtacacttatgaaccccgcaaattgtccttggatcttgaaaatagcaCAAATCCTCCTACAAAACATTCAGTTAAAGAGCCTCTTATCTTAGAGTTGAAGCCATTACCTCCACGTctttggtatgaatttcttggcccttcttctactttaccggttattgtTTTCaattgtttgactaacgtgtaggtagactctacattggcggtgctacaaaagaggaagaaggctattggatagacattggcagatattcgggggataagccccatattttgcatgcacaagattaacttggaggaaggttgcaaaccatctattgaatatcaaaggagactcaataaaGCCATGCAAGGGGTTGTCAaaaaagagatcatcaagtggttggatggcGGGGTTatctaccccattttcgatagttcatggacttctccggttcaatgtgtcccgaagaaagggggcatgacggtggtcaccaatgataagaatgagttgattcctacaagaacggtgaccgggtggagagtgcgtatggactatcgtaagctcaacaaagtcacaaggaaagactaTTTTTCACTTTCCTTCCTTGACaaaaatgcttgatagattggacGGCCGTGttttctattgtttccttgatgggtattccggctataaccaaattcttaTTACTTGGGAGGAttaagagaaaactacatttacatgtccttatggtactttcaccttcaagcggatgccatttgggttgtgcaatgcaccggcgacttttcaaaggtgtataatggcgatctttacggacatggtggagggTTACCtggaagtcttcatggatgactttttggTGGTTGGAAATTCTTTTAATGATTGTCTCACAAacttggataaagtattggcaagatgtgaagaaacaaacttggtgctcaattgggagaaatatcatttcatggtcgaggaaggcattgtccttggccatgaGATCTCAAAGAATGGCATTGAAGTTTACAAGGCAAATAttaaggtgatttctaaacttccacctccaacttcggtgaaaggcgtgtggagtttcttaggccacgtgggattttaccggcgtttcataaaggatttctctaaagtggtgaacccgttgtgcaagcttttggagaaagatgctaagttccacttcaatgatgattgcatgagagcctttaaattgctaaagttcaagttgactactactcctattatcaccgctccaaattggagtgtcccttttgagctcatgtgtgatgcaagcgatgtAGTGGTAggggctattttggggcaacgcatcaataagatattttatcctgtctactattctagtaagaccatgaatagtgcccatgTCAAATacaccgttacggagaaagagctcattgccattgtgtttgctattgagaagtcccgcccgtacttgatgggtgcaaaagtaattgtccacatggatcatgcggcacttcgttatcttatgagcaagaaagattccaaagccccattgatgagatgggtgcttttgttgcaatagtttgatatagacatccaagatagaaaaggaagtgaaaaccaagtggcggaccacttgtctcgtttggaggaggaggggaggccacatgatggccttgaaatcaatgactccttccccgatgagtaactattggctatttcaatgaaagaggtgtcatggttcgcggatctagtaAATTTTCTTGTAAGTGGTAGCATcccagatgagttctcttcaaaccaaaggaagaagctcaaacgggattgtcaaggcTATTAttaggatgaaccataccttttccggatttgtacggatagagtgattagaagatgtgtactggAGGAGGAACAATGGGAAATCCTTGAAGCTTGTCATTCTTTGTCGTATGGTGaccaccatggtggagcaagaacggcggccaaagtgctaagttgcggtttctattggcccattctttacaaagatgcaagtgatctaatcaagcgttgtgatgaatgtcaaaggaccagtggaatctcaaagaaaatgagatgcccctcaccaccattttagagattgatattttttatgtgtggggtattgatttcatgggtccttttgtgagttcttatggaaatacctacatcttgatcgcggttgattatgtgtccaaacGGGTTGAGGCTGtttctttacccaacaatgaagtgagaagtgtggtggcgttttTACAGAAGAATATTTTCATAAGGTTTGGAACTCCACGGGCTATCATAAGTGATGgtgggtcgcatttttgcaacaaataTTTTGACACCTTACCCACCAAGTAttgtgtcactcataaagtcacgactcctTATCATCCATAAGCAAGTGATCAAGTGAAAGTCTcaaaccgggagataaagagtattttgtaaaaaacagtgaatgctaaccggacggattggtccaagaaacaTCATGATACtttatgggcttataggacggcttacaaaataccTATTGGAATGTCTCCATGTCGATTGGTGTTCGGAAAAgtttgtcatcttccggtggaacttgagcacaaagccatgtgggatttaaagaagttgaatcttgagtgGGATATCGCCACCAACTTAAGGGTGGTACATTTGAATGAGTTGGATGAGTTCTAGTACCATGCATACACAAGTTCATCCTtatacaaagagaagatgaaatatcttcatgacaagtacATTTAGAACAAAGAgtttaaagagggtgatcttgtATTATTGTTCAATTCACGGTTACAGATGTTTCTCGGAaagttaaagtctaaatggagtggcccgtttgaggttgtgggtgtgacaccctttggtacattggacttgaagaataaaaatgatgaggtatttagagtcaatggtcaccgggtgaagcattatctgggaaaagttggtgatggccacgtcgtggtagtaattcatttcaagtgatggTAATTTGCGTCGTATCACGACATTAAATCAAGCACTTCTTggaaggcaacccatgtttctttttctttttcttttcttcttctttagatagaTCTTATtgtgtgctaactggatttgaagtatGTTGTAAAAACGAGTGTGATTTACAGGAACTGTGCTCgaaaaaattggctaagtatggGAAAAGTGTGGGCCGTACAATTTTGAATGCTACAGTAGAAggtaagtgcggccgcacaattcttgtgaggaccgcacaaattgagatggaaaaatgcaaactctctgaagtttgtttgtcagagaaacagccaaagtgcggccgcacagcgAATTCTGTGGTCTGCACCAAAATTTGTGGCCGCACAGCTAAATCTGCAGACCACAGATCATCAAAGGAAATTGGACctccaggtaacagagtgcgaaccgcagaaggaattctacgGCCGCACTTGCCTCGTTGTTCCTTAGCCAGATCTGTTGTGTATAAATAGTAATGCTAAGGCTACTGTACAAATTTTTCATTCTTTGAGCACTCAAAAAAAGGGGGACTAAAACTTTGCACATATCTGTTCAATCATCTACCACCTAGATACGCATATGTGATCATTCCTTAGCACTGGttcattactggtatgttcaaaTCACTTCTAGGATTCTTTAATAttcttagtttaatttacaatTTGTTAGTTATTTTAGACCATTTGTCATTAAAAGTCAATTATATATCCATGTGGGGTGTAAATTATATTAGGTCAACTCCTAATTGCTATTTGGGGAATGGGTATCTTGATTATCATGTTTAATTGCTATTACCATGTCCAATTTGTGCATAAATCGAAACCCTTAAGAAATTTGCCCGATCTGATTTTGAAATCTatggccgcacaagaaattgtgcggtccatagaAGTGTTGACTAAGGCAGTTGGTGAGgcaaaaattgtgcggaccgcacttaaaATTGTACGGACCATAGAAATCCCATCGCGGAAGtagaaaagtgtgtgcggccaTAGATCAGGCCAATCTCTATCTTCAGAGAGTTGCTATTTTTAGGTACTCATAGTGCGGTCGCACTGACAATTATACGGACTGCACTTCAGATGTATGgtcacacttaaaattgtgtggaccgcacttcaGATGTGCGGTCGCACTTAAAATTGTTCGGACCGCATTTTCATTTCTGCGGCTGCAAGTTCAAATTGCGTGGTCCACACAACCCAGGCTGTGGCCGCACTtgcaattatgcggaccgcactttccCACCCTGCAAACATGTTTTGTTCTGTGAATGTATGTTTATCTGCACTTGAACTAGAACTGACTCCTGTTGTTGTTTGTTatagaaaatggttagatcacgaggttgtggtgatacatcaaaggggaggggtgaaccttccagaggcagaggcaaaagTAATTTACCCCTCGCCCTTCAAAGGGTAATCAGTAAGAAAGCCACAGCCGGCCGAGGTAGAGCTGCAGGGCCCGCTGAATCAAGCTTttatgccccatctagggaagcattggagggcgactcagtgcaagTGCAGCCTGTTGTTCAATCACAGCCACAACAGCTTCAGGGAAGATATCAACTCCGAAACGAGCCTTCCTCCTCTGAGAGCACTTCTGAGGGTTCAGAAGGTGATAGTCAGGCTTTGGAGCCCTCATCCACACATGCCCCTGATGCACCTGCTAATACAGTGgatgatgatgatattccggATAATGGTCGAGGGGGTGATACCAAAGTTaccggccttgagaggtcgaagaagaaagataTGTGGGAAGATAGGTTTGTTAGTCTGGCTCCTTACACAAGTTTTCTAGATTGGTGGCcagtgagatcgctcactcttgaacCTCAATTCATGTTTAAAGACCTTGACAAATACAACCCGGCAGTGTTAAGATAGTTCTGGGAgcggaaggggtggatgtggCACACCAAAAGTATGGTAGATGCTAAGGAATACCTGGTCCGGGAATTTTACGCCATTGTGGTGCATATAAAGAAAGGGACCAAGGTAGCAAAAGTGAGAAATTTAAAGGTGAGATTCGATCAGAACACCCTGAACATGTATTTAGggtttgaggatgtggagccAGTGCAATACCTGGAAAAGTTAGCACTGGGAGATGCAGTtcaaccatggctagctgagattatTGCAACTCCGGGGCCACGTCCAGCTtggatcacaacaggggttcctattcagcggTTCCCTAAATTTGAGGCAAAGGAATGTTAAACATTCGTGTGTAGCAGACTAGACCCGTGTCGAAATGAAACAAATCTTCCAACTATGTGGGCAGTGCTAGTCGCCTCTATCATGGttgggtacccaatcaatgtgggtgtcgtgatatCGGCCAACATGTCTGTGGTCGCAGGCAAGGTGACacctcctacccatatcccaacattatcactgagtaccttacggatgcggGGGTGGAGCCGAAGGATTTTGATACCAAGGTGCGggcgaagaagcccttctcatggtattctttgATGAGTGGTGGAAACCCAAAGAAAAAGGGTCAACCCTCTACTActacaggccagtctgatgagcccgACGGGTAGTTGTTGAGACATTTGGCATGCCATCTACTTTAGCAGAGCCTTATGATAGTGCAGCAGTTATGTCTCCACCTCCTTCTTCAGGTCCTTCAGCATTAGTGCCTTCCACATCGGCTTTGAAGTCGGTGCTTATGCCTTCTGCTCCACTATCTACGCTGCGATTCTCCCAGactttggcgagcctcaacaactagatacagatagctactgcaaagctgtctgacttatccGGTCATGTTGCAGTGCAGTCATCTATGTCGGCACCCCAGATACCTCCGACAGTGGAAGAGACTTTGACGAATCTCCTGGAGAACCAGACCACTAGAATGAACACCTTGGTGCAGCATGGATTAGCGATTGAGGAGCTGGGAAAGCAAGTAAAGAAAATGAGGAAATCTCAGGCGTCCAAGAAATCAATTGAAAAACTGCAGAAAGAGGTGATCAAGATTGTTGCAGCTGGAGATCTTCCATTTGACATGCTGATAGATCCAGCACcgtcaccaccaccaccaccaccactatcAGTTCCAGTAGCACCAGCTGGCTAGTCTGACGAGCCAGACCTggctgccgacactgctgaggcggtacgctagatgttcaccaacccagctactcccacagtcgaggaTGATAAGATCCAATTACAAGAGACTGAGGACGGTGACGCTGCTGTGGACACAGAGATACCCAAGGCGACATAGGAAGTCTTTTTTACTCTTACCctttcttttactcttattttgttaagcattggggacaatgcttacttttattcgagGGGGTGGAGTTATTTTATATTTGGATGGTTTTGatgatgtattttgataactatgagacAAATTGGCCTATAATTAACTTAGTACAATTTTCTCCTTATTTCtcgttatgtatatattctcttttaTCCTTCACCATGTATATTCATTTAGTTTTCTATAGTTGgtgcttattagcttctttatctcTATGTTTGTCTTATTTTTtacttagtagcttcttttttctttaattgcttctttttatgttttagtggacaataagcctttggttttcttaatgccacggttctttccaaaggtggtttttgtgtgaaccgggtgactcttcccaacgatggatggcgtgacaaccttcttaagggattgagtccgtttttggtagttaggtaataatagtagtaataatgaataaaaacacctaattaagtcatgctcgaagagtcaaacgtgcttcacttggtaccaacacacttaactacgtgcttatggttaaaaataaggtttttggaaagaaatagctctagttagtgaccttttgactcttgtgttgactcagGCAATCGTCGAAtggtttagtcgaaccatagtgatCTTCAaccttgaatatggtcgttgtaaAAGAAAGAAGTAGAAAGGCTAGATCCTAACTCCAAGGCATTATCAGATCTCACAGTCAACATCTTAGAATTAAACTGTGTGTGGACCATGGCAATGAAGGCTTTAAGAATAGGAAAAGCATTTGATTTTGCTTTCAGTAAATGGGTCCAAGTAGTTCTTGTAAAATTATCAACAATTGTTAGAAAATATTTGCAGCCATCATGTGTAGGAACATTATAGGGGCCCCAAATGTCAACATCAATTAATTGAACATGTGAATTGGTATGAATTGTGCTATCGGAGAAGGATAGTCTAGTTTGCCTTACCATTGGacaaatattataaataaaatctTGTTTGCTAGAAAGTAAAGGAGAAATATATGGAATAGATTTCAAATTAATAAATGGAATGTGCCCCAATCTACTATGCCAAAGAGTGTTCATTTTATTCAAATATGGAGTATTTACAAATGGAGTAGAAGAAACAGAACACTTAACATCATTCTTATCACAAGCAGGGAAAATAGAGATATTAGAACAAGTAAAAAAGAGGGTTGGATGGTAGTAGGAGTTGTCGAGGGAGGCAGGTGCAAGGTGTAAAGACCATGTTGTGTTTTACCAAATACCGGAGGCCTCCTCATGGAAAAGTCTTGTATAAAACAGGCAAAGGAACTGAAGATAAGCAAACACTTCAATTGGGAGACCATCTTGTGTAAAGATATCAAGTTGTACTGACAACTAGGAACCAAGAGCACATGTGACAGAATAGTACCATTGGTTAAAGGTAAATCTCCAACACATGTTACTTTGACTTTATAACCATTAGGTAGGATGACCAAGTAAGGAATGGGTAATGGTTTAATATTTTAAAGAAGATTACTATGTGAGGTCATGTGATCAGTGGCCCCAGAGTCTAAAATCCAAGAGTGTTTATCAACTTTACAAAGCAAGAAAGTACTAAATGAACACTCAGGCTTATTGCTAGAAAAGAAACTAAGGATACCTACAAAGTTCACAGAATCAGCAGGATTAGAGACTGAGGTAGAAGACTGATCAGACACATAATATTGTTGTAACAAAGAAAGCAGTTGGCTGCATTGCTCAAGTGTCAACCCCGGAATAGCTAGAACGTGGAAATTGGTGTCTTAGTGAAAGGCCTAGTCCCAAGCTGAGCAAATTGCTTAGAAACATCTAGCTCAGTATGGACAATGGCAGCAACCCTTTTATTACTGTTGGTGAACTTGAAGTTTGGGGGAAATCCATGTTTCTTATTACATTTCTCCATTGTATGCCAGGTTTGTTGCAGTAGCTATATACCACATTAGGCCTCCTGGGATCAAAGGTGGTCTTAGGATGAAAAGTAGATCTTGAGACCCCCACCGAGAATGAAGCAGATTCTAAGCTGAAGTAGGAAAGAGGATGTTGAATTTCTCGTTGTCGCTCATTATTCACCAGAAGAGAGTAGGCCTTGTTAATAGTAGAGAAGGGACCCGTCGTAAGCAGATTAGTCCTAGCATTGGAATAACTATTATTCAAACCCATCAGAAATTGGTAGAACCTTTGATTCTCCTCACGTTTTTGAATATCCAGTCTACTACCCCCACAAGTCCAGTGAGAATCCGTATGAACAGTCAATGTGCTGAGTTCGTCCCAAACACTTTTCATCCTTACATAATACTCAGGAAACCTCATTGAGCCCTGAGAGATTGAGGCACGTTCCTTTTTTACCCGATAAACCCTAATTCCACTTAGCTGACCATACCTCTCTTCCAATTCCATCTAGACATCTTTGGCAAGTTGACAATAGAGGACACTCTTACGAATTACCAGAGAAAGAAGGTTGTGGATCCACGAGATCACTATGTTATTACACATATCCCACTGACGAGAGAAAGGTGAATTTGGAGGTGGCCTCTCACAGTCACATTGAATGAAATATAACTTATTCTTAACCGAGAGAGCAATAAGCATATTCCTACACCAATCGCGATACTTATTCCCATCGAATATGACGCCCACTAGTGAAAGCCCCAAATTCTTTGATGGATTAATGTAAAGGGGATAGTTATGATCAATTGTGTCATCGAGTGAATTATCACAACCAGAGTGCTCAGACGAAGTACAAAGAGACTTATCAGAAACTAGAAAGCCATAACGGAAGAGGTGAATCCAGTATTGTTGCAAATTAAGGGTTTCGTTACTGTATAACTCTCTGATCATAAACAAACAAATTTATGGGAAATGAATGCAAGAAAGCAGAATTCAATGCAAATCGAAAGGAAAATGAGAGAAATCACTGGCGAGAAACCGAAGTCCGACGAAACGGCGAACAGAAAAATGTGATTCATTCGCCAACAACAAAGAACAACGAGATGCCCATGAAATTGAAGAACACTGCTCAAATCACCCGGATACACCGATGTGATACCATGTTAAACTCATCGTAATCCCAATATTCTGAAGAGAGAAATCGAAATCTCAAGGAGGAAG
Encoded proteins:
- the LOC138907408 gene encoding uncharacterized protein, with amino-acid sequence MGQLSQALNIHPKGALPSDTVVNPKGGNNTGHNMVVTTRSGKGGDAPTSSQRKLVDDEQVVQEDETPNNVVQANDEVRIDIDDNVEEAREEVNPSRDHIVDIPEPVVQKAKAPMPRPPPPYPQSLAKQNGENQFKTFINMMKSLSINVTLVEALEKIPGYAKFMKDLVTKKRSMNFETIKLTHQMSEIVHSIASKLEDPDAFTIPCTIGSAEFAKVLSDLGASINLMPYSIFKTLGIKQPRPISMRLQMVDRTIKRPLGVIENVLVHVDKFILPADFVILDCEVDYEVLIILGRPFLATGKALVDVEARELTFRVDDEKVVFHVCKFMRQPNSKEVCSFEDLVTNVIVDTLEVVLLNFYDDEMDGFMECVNSLQGMGSYTYEPRKLSLDLENSTNPPTKHSVKEPLILELKPLPPRLWYEFLGPSSTLPVIVFNCLTNV
- the LOC117274482 gene encoding uncharacterized protein, encoding MELEERYGQLSGIRVYRVKKERASISQGSMRFPEYYVRMKSVWDELSTLTVHTDSHWTCGGSRLDIQKREENQRFYQFLMGLNNSYSNARTNLLTTGPFSTINKAYSLLVNNERQREIQHPLSYFSLESASFSVGVSRSTFHPKTTFDPRRPNVVYSYCNKPGIQWRNVIRNMDFPQTSSSPTVIKGLLPLSILS